AGGACCAAGGCCTTGAAGAGTGAAGCAAATGCTGCTCTGAGTGAAGCCGGGACATCTTGGATTGCATTAACTAAACTGGTCGAATCGTGGAATCAAGGCTGAGTCAAGTATATCCAACCAGGTCTTTGAGGTTAAACTGTAATTGACATGagtgataaataaaatttatgaaAACTGGGATGGTGTTTTTTGAAAATCTACTGCTTAATGAAACTCCAGAAGTTTGAGGCGACCATAGTGTTTCAATGTCTAGAGGACTGCAAGTCTATTTTTGTGTGGGTCTCTTTAATCAGTTTTTAGGCACCTCAATACTCGGTGATACCCAACTCTGATTTCATATTACCAGAACAAACTATTTGCTCTGCAACACTAACCAAACGATGAGTACATTTTCTgcctttttgttttctttcattttgtctCTGTAACTGTTTTCAAGTAATTTCAGTACAGGATTTAACTTTATCTCTGTCTGTTTTATCCTTCATAAGGTTTCACATAAATAAGAACTTTTTAAATCCTAATATTGTTTGCAGGTGTGAGCTATTTAATACAACTCTTGACCAGTATGTAAGGAGCATCccctcctttcaaaaaaaaaaaaaggagcatTCCCTAGTAGCTCGAGCTATGTGTACTACTGCTTCATGTTGGCCACGGACCTGAACTGTACGGCCTCTTTTTGCATCATTCACCTTACCCTGGCCTGTAGCAGATGATCATTTTGGTTGAGATGCAGGTTACTGAAATTACTTGTGGAGCCTGCAACTTCATTTTAAATATTCTACAGATAGGAATGCTACTATTTTCACCCATGTGGACTTGGGTGATTAGTGTGATTATGTGATTTTCTATTTGTTTACGATAAATGGTTTTGGTATAATCTAGAAATATGATCGTTTGTTTATATCATTGGAATATATGAAACTACTTTGGCGGGGTTTCATAGAACAAAAGCTGCAATTTTTTCTTGTATTTTCCCCAATATTTTGCTGCTACGCTTGACCTTTTTTACTGCTTTTATGAAACGACACCCGATATAAGAAGCTGGGAAGTTATTACTTAGTAGCTTTGGCCAAAAGCAAACCAGATGAATGTCGATAGCTTTAACTCATTTGCTTGGACTTTCTTATGACGAGTTGGTGTTATTGTTACAGCACTGCTTCAATTAGTCTGCCTGAGACTCTTACAATTTCTCGATCAATTTTACTGATGTTATGCTTGTTGTACCGCAGTTGTCTTATCTTTGTAGAAGCTGCGGAATTGCAATGATAGATACTGTGTTTGTGAGTAATCTTTGTACAAATTTACTTTCATTTATACCCCATTATTTCTTGGTCCTGCTACTGCAGTCCCATCGCAATAGTGCCCTTGGTCAACATGAATGAATGGTGGTTACCCCCCCCCCTTCCCGGCGAGTAGATAGGTATCCATCACCCATCAAAGGCGACATGGGTCGTGCAAGGCCCTCCTAGCTATATAACTAGTCTATTTAGTCTGGTCGTGGTTATTACCTTGATGGAGATAGATTCCATCAACTAAATGAAAAGGAATGCCAAATGACTATAAAACCCTCCTAAGCTTTCAATATAAGGTGGGTTTTCCATCACAATCAGCAGTTCATGACTTGTCCAAACTCATTGAGTTGTCGAGTCGAGATTGAGTTGATTCCAAAGTTTTGAGTTGTATTAAGTAATGAAGAAAATATTTAGAAAACTATGGATGAAAATGTAAAAAGAAAAGTTGTTTGTAGCATGTCTCATCAAATAAGCTAGTCTAATGATTCAGTTCAATACTCCAGAGTGCTATAGATAACTCTAAAATTTTGGATGTTGGATGTTTGAGTTTGTATAAGACGTGTActttcaaagtttttttttttgggtctgaacCTTACCAACCTTGGCTCAACTCCCATCTTCATTTTCCACTCGAGGGAAGTGCTTGATTGATGATGGAAGTGCTTCATTTTCCTTTTTACATTTATTGCCCAAAATACTATCAACTTCATAAGTTGAACGGAATGCGGATGGAAGTTTAGTTGGCATTCAAGAATGTTGCGGAAAAAAGTTGAATGGAATGTGAATGAAAATTTGGTTGGTATTGAACGGTGAGCTACAAGGTCAGCAGGTCTTTAATGCGCTATTTATTTGAGAAGCACTGTAGTTCCTATATATTTCAATGAAGATGTACAAGAAAATCCATCATATATAGATCCAGTTTTACAGCAATTGATTGGTCTAAAAATGGGTGGTGATGCTATAGTTTTGTATCCGTATCCAGGACTAGGCCACCTAATTTCCATGGTAGAGCTTGGCAAACTCTTACTCACTCACCACCCTTCTTTCTCCATCACAATCCTCGCCTCAACCGCGCCAACCACCATTGCAGCCACCGCCAAACTGGTCGCCAGCTCCAATGATCAGTTGACAAACTACATCAAAGCCGTCTCTGCCGACAACCCTGCCATCAACTTCCACCATCTCCCAACCATTTCTTCTCTTCCAGAACACATCGAGAAGCTCAACCTCCCTTTCGAATATGCACGTCTCCAAATCCCCAACATCCTCCAAGTCCTCCAAACCCTTAAGTCAAGCCTCAAAGCCCTTATCCTCGACATGTTTTGCGACGCATTGTTCGACGTCGCGAAAGACCTCAACATCCCTACATTCTACTTCTACACCTCCGCAGGAAGGAGTCTTGCTGTCTTACTCAACATCCCCACCTTCCATCGCACAACCAACAGTCTGTCTGATTTTGGCGACGTCCAGATTTCCATTTCGGGCATGCCGCCGATTCCTGTTTCGGCAATGCCCAAGCTGTTGTTTGACCGCTCTACTAATTTCTACAAGAGCTTCCTTTCGACTTCAACTCACATGGCAAAGTCCAATGGAATCATTCTCAACACGTTTGATCTGCTGGAAGAGAGAGCCCTCAAAGCGTTGAGGGCTGGACTGTGCTTGCCGAACCAACCTACACCTCCGATCTTCACCGTCGGACCGTTGATCTCAGGGAAGAGTGGAGATAATGATGAGCATGAGAGCTTGAAGTGGCTAAACAACCAGCCCAAAGACAGCGTTGTGTTTCTATGTTTCGGAAGCATGGGAGTGTTTTCTATCAAACAGTTGGAGGCCATGGCTTTAGGTTTAGAGAAAAGTGGCCAGAGGTTTTTGTGGGTGGTACGTAATCCACCTATAGAAGAGTTACCGGTAGAGGAGCCAAGTTTGGAGGAAATATTGCCAAAGGGTTTTGTGGAAAGAACAAAGGATAGGGGACTTGTGGTGAGGAAGTGGGCGCCTCAGGTGGAGGTACTCAGTCATGACTCGGTGGGCGGGTTCGTGACTCACTGTGGGTGGAACTCGGTTTTGGAAGCAGTGTGTAATGGGGTGCCGATGGTTGCGTGGCCTTTGTACGCCGAGCAAAAGCTGGGCAGGGTGTTTCTTGTGGAGGAGATGAAGGTGGCTGTGGGGGTGAAAGAGTCCGAAACCGGGTTTGTGAGTGCGGACGAGTTGGAGAAGCGAGTGAGGGAGTTGATGGACTCCAAGAGTGGGGATGAAATAAGAGGGAGGGTTTTGGAGTTTAGAACTGGTGGCGtgaaggccaaggaagaaggcGGGTCTTCTGTTGCTTCCTTGGCCAAGTTGGCTCAGCTGTGGAAGCAAAAATGAAATTCGTTGTGATCAACTCAATCGAATGATCGAGCATGTAATAAAGTACCTATCCACAAGTACTTTGACCATTACTATTAAGGTTCCCTATGTTATATGGTATAAGAATATTAGGGCTTCTTATGCAGTAAGTGAAATCGTGTTTTGTCATGGATGGCATGTTTGTGTCACATAAATAAATGTTTTAATATTGGTGTTGGGATATTTTCAAAAGAGAATTACGTGATTAATGCTTCTGGTTTTGACATCCAACGTTGTCCCTAATCTTTGTCTAGGACATTTGGAAGAGATCTCAATAGTTTAAAATCCAGGAAAATGTATATGTGAGCCCAATGGATTGAAGCCCGTATAGAACAGCCATcatatttagattttttttattgttaatAGGGTGAAACCTTGTGGTGTTCGACACTTTTTTCTTGAAAATTCCTGCGACTAAATTTTTTCATACGTTAAGCAAGATTTATAAAAGAGGTGTGTAAAGCCTTAACTTGTGGAATACCGGAATGTGGAATAATTTTTGGgtgtggctattgccaccctacaatACCAAGGGCGTAGCTACATGGACATcagaagggtcaattgaccctgCTCACCATCTTGATGAACTCCATTTTGCCTGAAGTGTTTGCTTTTatgtaagaaaaatatgagctaCTTGACTCAATTTGCCCCTTCTAAAGTAACAAAATACTGAAATAGTTACTATTAACTAGCTTATGACACCTTATTCTTGCAAACAAATgtgtttctttttgtatatCTATTCCTCTCCTTGATTTGTTTTTCTCATCCTTATGtaaatatttctttttgttttttgtcatCATAGGAAAATAGTTTGGAGAtaaaaaaaactgtattaggTGATTATTTGTAGATTAGGAAAGAGTATTTTAAATCGAGTcggttattatttttattttttttcacttaATCGACTAGCTATGTAAGTTTGACCCCTCTTAACTACATTTTTGGCTACGCCACTGTACAATACACCCTACAATTTTATTAGTTCACTCTacaaatatttaaattattgaaaaactatattACACAACTGTAAAATGACTAaaaagtacactaattttctaaaatacaaatctatagggaaaacaaaatacacaactaattaattacatacaaagactacttaatttctcattggataacatcaaTCTTCAacttaatattactatttttttaaaGACTTGTTGCCTCCTCAgcattaattcgttattcagtTCACAAAAttattagtgttaatttcatcaaaatctttgcaataccctttgtgaacactgaaaatataaatttaaaatacaaaaaaaaaaaatcaatcccttcttcattgctcatagttgttaacttgCTAATATTTTGACATGGATTGAAAAAGacgaacattgaaattgaaaaaaaaaatggaagtaaatcagattatgatttcattaggaaactttaatatattttagttttttttattggtataaattaaatgagagattttcgtttatttatttatttatttagatatgtcatataaggatatttctggaaacataaatgggttagataagtaaatttaataatcaaaattaaTATGTTGGGTGTAATGAGCATGTAggatgaacaaagaaaatggtagggtggcaatagtcgcaccctaattttttttagtattttctcatttttttgatTCTGAAAAATCGTAGAAAAAATTCGGGATAAGATTTTTGAGTTCTGTTAGTTTACAAAATGTTTAAAAAATTACTTTTGCAAACAGTAcatttttggtaaaaaaaaattttacgaTTTTGACAAAAATTCCTGTGTTACAACCCACATTTTTTTAGTGAAAATGGCCATTtggaaaaaaattcagaaaaaataattttcagTGGGAAGAAAGTTCCAAGCTCATTTTCACGGGATTAGGTCATCTTTTTCGATGCTCACGCCAAAATTCACCCCAAAACAGTCTGCTATGTATTAGCTTATTTTGGCTAGTTGCAACCGACAACCCTGGCTTTATAAGTTTATATTCCTCTCCAGATAAATTAACAGTCATCAATTCATGCAGCAAATAGTATTTGACAATCACTTGACTTTGTTCATATGCATGCTATGAACTTTATTGGACTTACAAATTCACTTCTTCAGGAGATGAGAGAAAAAGGCTGGGATAATTTGGTAAGAGACTAAGAGATGTGGAATCTTCATGTACTCATAGAGTGAGATTTAGTTAGTTTATGCTCTTGTATTATATTGCATTGCACGTTTATTTTATTGTTAAGCTTGTTCTTTAATTTTGTATATGCATTTGAGGGGTAAGGCTCATTATGTTCCCTCCTGACTagtgtatattttttttcaattaataaaattctctcaCACCGTCGAGATTCTCTACCATTTAAAAATTTCTTTTATTAAGAAGTTCAAACCCCACCCAGCTTGTAATCCGGAATCCGCCCCTAGTATTTGTTTGCATGCATGGAAGGTTGACATGAAGAACTTCGAGAGTTGAGTTGACAGAGGAGTAGCAGTCACGGGTCGTCAAGAAACAGGTGAGAACCCGTGAAGATGGTGCTGAATCTGATTCAAGTGGATTCTGCAACAAAACAAACTCTTGCTGTTTCCTGCATTTTAACTTGTTCTAACTTCAATCACCACCCGACAAGcctttaaaagttaaaactgtACGTGAATAATAACAATAGTATAGTATAAAGGCTCCATCATCAACACCAAGAACCTTggatttttctttctctctctatctctctctcgcATCATTTTGCTAAAGCGACCCGTGACAGAAACAAAGAAGTTGGGCCATTTAGCTCTCTGGAATAGTTCTATCCACACCTCAATGGTTCTGTATATATCGCACTCAATGAGTTCGGCATGCACCCTCGATCGATCAGATGAACTTTTTGCATGTGATGTGAAATTTAGGGCCCAAGTATTTCACATTGTGCTGACATTGATaggtttaattat
This portion of the Rosa chinensis cultivar Old Blush chromosome 1, RchiOBHm-V2, whole genome shotgun sequence genome encodes:
- the LOC112184328 gene encoding anthocyanidin 5,3-O-glucosyltransferase; the encoded protein is MGGDAIVLYPYPGLGHLISMVELGKLLLTHHPSFSITILASTAPTTIAATAKLVASSNDQLTNYIKAVSADNPAINFHHLPTISSLPEHIEKLNLPFEYARLQIPNILQVLQTLKSSLKALILDMFCDALFDVAKDLNIPTFYFYTSAGRSLAVLLNIPTFHRTTNSLSDFGDVQISISGMPPIPVSAMPKLLFDRSTNFYKSFLSTSTHMAKSNGIILNTFDLLEERALKALRAGLCLPNQPTPPIFTVGPLISGKSGDNDEHESLKWLNNQPKDSVVFLCFGSMGVFSIKQLEAMALGLEKSGQRFLWVVRNPPIEELPVEEPSLEEILPKGFVERTKDRGLVVRKWAPQVEVLSHDSVGGFVTHCGWNSVLEAVCNGVPMVAWPLYAEQKLGRVFLVEEMKVAVGVKESETGFVSADELEKRVRELMDSKSGDEIRGRVLEFRTGGVKAKEEGGSSVASLAKLAQLWKQK